In the Kaistella sp. 97-N-M2 genome, one interval contains:
- a CDS encoding DoxX family membrane protein, which yields MKILKTLLFTLFALMFINAGLDKFLHYMPVPELPEETQKVFSAIMQIPWLLPLVGAMELTGGLLALFPRTRTIGALVLFPVMIGILAQNFTVSPGIQGIAIAVILFLILLWILFDNKHKLRAIFS from the coding sequence ATGAAAATTCTTAAAACACTTCTCTTCACGTTGTTTGCTTTGATGTTCATCAACGCAGGTCTCGACAAATTTCTACATTACATGCCAGTGCCGGAGTTGCCGGAAGAAACGCAAAAAGTCTTCAGCGCGATAATGCAAATACCGTGGTTATTGCCTTTAGTTGGCGCGATGGAATTAACCGGTGGTCTTCTGGCTCTTTTTCCGAGAACCAGAACAATAGGCGCGCTGGTATTATTTCCTGTAATGATCGGTATTTTAGCCCAAAACTTTACGGTTTCGCCGGGAATACAGGGAATCGCCATCGCCGTAATTCTGTTTTTAATCTTGCTTTGGATCCTGTTTGATAACAAACATAAACTTCGCGCGATCTTCAGTTAG
- a CDS encoding 7-carboxy-7-deazaguanine synthase QueE, whose protein sequence is MIKEEENILLKEGKMLPVMEHFYTIQGEGAHTGKAAYFIRLGGCDVGCHWCDVKESWDPNLHPLMSAQEIAETAARHCKTVVLTGGEPLMWNLTFLTEKLKGLGCDIHIETSGAYEMSGVLDWITLSPKKTGLPKDAIYSQASELKMIIFNNNDFKFAEEQAAKVSENCRLYLQSEWSKRDEMYPKITDFIMANPKWLASVQTHKYLNIP, encoded by the coding sequence ATGATTAAAGAAGAAGAAAATATTTTATTGAAAGAAGGTAAAATGCTCCCTGTGATGGAGCATTTTTACACCATTCAGGGCGAAGGTGCCCATACCGGAAAAGCGGCGTATTTCATCCGCCTGGGAGGCTGCGATGTGGGCTGCCACTGGTGCGATGTGAAAGAAAGCTGGGATCCGAATCTCCATCCTTTGATGTCGGCGCAGGAAATTGCAGAAACCGCAGCCCGCCACTGCAAAACCGTGGTCTTAACCGGCGGCGAACCGCTGATGTGGAACTTAACTTTTCTCACGGAAAAGCTGAAAGGACTGGGTTGCGACATTCATATCGAAACATCCGGCGCCTACGAAATGAGCGGCGTTTTAGACTGGATTACGCTTTCCCCAAAGAAAACCGGTTTACCCAAAGACGCCATTTATTCTCAGGCAAGCGAGTTGAAAATGATTATCTTCAACAATAACGATTTTAAATTCGCGGAAGAACAGGCAGCAAAAGTTTCGGAAAACTGCAGACTTTATCTGCAAAGCGAATGGAGCAAACGCGACGAAATGTATCCGAAAATTACCGACTTCATTATGGCAAATCCCAAATGGCTGGCCTCGGTGCAAACGCATAAATATTTGAATATTCCGTAA
- a CDS encoding bifunctional 5,10-methylenetetrahydrofolate dehydrogenase/5,10-methenyltetrahydrofolate cyclohydrolase, with protein MAKILDGLKVSKEIKQEIRADVDKIVAGKRRPPHLVAILVGNNGASMTYVNNKIKDCKEVGFKSSLVKFSSTVSEAELLEKIDELNKSKDIDGFIVQLPLPKQIDQEKIIMAIDPRKDVDGFHPENFGKMALEMDTFLPATPFGILTLLERYQIDTKGKHCVIIGRSRIVGRPMSILMGRKDFPGNSTVTLTHSYTPHIEEFTRNADIVITALGDPNFLKGDMIKKGAIVIDVGITRVEDNTEKGYKLMGDVDFESCKDKAEAITPVPGGVGPMTRAMLLKNTILAYKTSVYND; from the coding sequence ATGGCAAAAATTCTCGATGGATTGAAGGTTTCGAAAGAAATTAAACAGGAGATCCGCGCTGATGTTGATAAAATTGTGGCAGGAAAAAGACGTCCGCCACATTTGGTCGCAATTCTTGTGGGAAACAACGGCGCGAGCATGACTTATGTGAATAACAAAATTAAAGACTGCAAAGAAGTCGGCTTCAAATCTTCTCTTGTTAAATTTTCGAGCACGGTTTCGGAGGCGGAACTTTTAGAAAAAATCGACGAGCTAAACAAATCAAAAGACATCGACGGTTTCATCGTGCAGCTGCCTTTACCAAAACAGATCGACCAGGAGAAAATTATTATGGCCATCGATCCTCGAAAAGACGTAGATGGTTTTCACCCGGAAAATTTCGGTAAAATGGCGCTGGAAATGGACACTTTTTTACCTGCAACGCCGTTTGGAATTTTAACGCTTTTGGAACGCTATCAAATCGATACGAAAGGAAAACACTGCGTGATCATCGGCAGAAGCCGCATTGTCGGAAGACCCATGAGTATTTTGATGGGAAGAAAAGACTTTCCGGGGAATTCTACCGTAACTTTGACGCATTCCTACACCCCTCATATTGAAGAGTTTACAAGAAACGCCGATATTGTGATTACGGCTTTGGGCGATCCGAACTTTCTGAAAGGAGATATGATTAAAAAAGGAGCCATCGTAATCGACGTCGGAATTACGCGCGTTGAAGACAACACCGAAAAAGGCTATAAACTGATGGGCGACGTTGATTTCGAAAGCTGTAAAGACAAAGCCGAAGCCATTACGCCGGTTCCCGGCGGCGTGGGACCTATGACGCGGGCAATGTTGCTCAAAAACACCATTTTGGCGTATAAAACGTCTGTATATAATGATTAA
- the pgi gene encoding glucose-6-phosphate isomerase — MLPKINPIQTDAWKALNEHFAQNDFELRTLFEYNPERFKQFSVQRENYLFDYSKNLIDGRTFDLLQNLAEECGVKTAIEKMFTGDIINETEGRAVLHTALRDFSDQEILVDGENIKPAIRKVLNQMKNFSEKIISGEHKGFSGKEITDVVNIGIGGSDLGPVMVCSALKHFKTRLEVHFVSNVDGNHIAETLKDLNPETTLFIIASKTFTTQETMTNAASAKDWFLKAGKQEDVAKHFVALSTNTDAVKDFGIAEENIFEFWDWVGGRYSLWSAIGLSIVLFVGYDHFEQLLKGANETDIHFRTADFKENVPVLMALSGIWYRNFFDAGTYAILPYSQYLDRFPAYLQQGDMESNGKCVDRNGNFVEYETGPIIWGEPGTNGQHAFYQLIHQGTELIPADFIAYAKSLNKVSDHQEKLMANFFAQTEALAFGKTEEEARADLKKSGKSEEEIERLVNYKVFHGNTPTNSLLFNELSPFSLGQLIALYEHKIFVQGVIWNIFSFDQFGVELGKVLAGKILSEIKSNETIASHDSSTNGLMNYFKEKK; from the coding sequence ATGTTGCCGAAAATAAATCCTATCCAAACCGATGCCTGGAAAGCACTCAACGAGCATTTTGCGCAAAACGATTTTGAACTTCGAACCCTTTTTGAATATAATCCCGAGCGTTTCAAGCAATTTTCGGTTCAGCGCGAAAACTATCTTTTCGATTATTCCAAAAATCTCATCGATGGAAGAACGTTTGATCTTTTGCAAAATTTAGCCGAAGAATGCGGGGTAAAAACTGCAATCGAAAAAATGTTCACCGGAGACATCATCAACGAAACCGAGGGCCGAGCGGTTTTGCACACGGCTTTACGGGATTTTTCGGATCAGGAAATTTTGGTGGACGGCGAAAATATTAAACCCGCGATCCGGAAAGTTTTAAACCAAATGAAAAACTTCTCCGAAAAAATTATTTCCGGCGAACACAAAGGTTTTTCGGGCAAAGAAATCACAGATGTGGTGAACATCGGCATTGGCGGCTCCGATTTGGGACCCGTGATGGTGTGTTCCGCGTTGAAACATTTCAAAACACGTCTGGAAGTCCATTTTGTTTCCAATGTAGACGGCAATCATATCGCAGAAACTTTAAAAGATCTGAATCCTGAAACTACGCTTTTCATTATCGCTTCCAAAACTTTTACCACGCAGGAAACCATGACCAATGCAGCCTCTGCAAAAGACTGGTTTTTAAAAGCTGGTAAACAGGAAGATGTGGCGAAACATTTCGTCGCGCTTTCTACCAATACCGACGCGGTGAAAGATTTCGGGATTGCAGAAGAAAATATTTTTGAATTCTGGGATTGGGTCGGCGGAAGATATTCGCTTTGGAGTGCGATCGGCCTGAGCATCGTTCTCTTCGTAGGTTATGATCATTTCGAGCAGTTGCTGAAAGGCGCGAATGAAACAGATATTCATTTCCGTACCGCCGATTTTAAAGAAAATGTGCCGGTTTTGATGGCGCTGTCGGGCATTTGGTACCGCAATTTTTTTGATGCCGGAACGTACGCCATTCTTCCCTACTCTCAATATTTAGATCGTTTCCCGGCGTATTTACAACAGGGCGATATGGAAAGCAACGGCAAATGCGTGGATCGAAACGGTAATTTTGTTGAATATGAAACTGGCCCAATTATTTGGGGCGAACCCGGAACAAACGGGCAGCACGCTTTTTATCAGTTAATTCACCAGGGAACAGAATTAATTCCCGCCGATTTCATCGCTTACGCAAAATCTTTGAATAAAGTTTCGGATCATCAGGAAAAACTTATGGCAAACTTTTTTGCGCAAACCGAAGCGCTGGCTTTCGGAAAAACAGAAGAAGAAGCCAGAGCAGACCTGAAAAAATCTGGCAAATCGGAAGAAGAGATCGAGCGGTTGGTTAATTACAAAGTCTTTCACGGCAACACGCCGACAAACTCGTTGTTATTTAATGAATTAAGTCCGTTTTCTTTAGGTCAGCTGATTGCGCTGTATGAACACAAAATTTTCGTGCAGGGCGTCATCTGGAATATTTTCAGTTTCGATCAGTTCGGCGTGGAGTTAGGAAAAGTACTGGCCGGCAAAATTCTTTCCGAGATTAAAAGCAACGAAACAATCGCTTCCCACGATTCTTCAACCAATGGTTTGATGAATTATTTTAAAGAGAAAAAGTAA
- a CDS encoding exopolysaccharide biosynthesis polyprenyl glycosylphosphotransferase gives MQKLRYSRYFKAIFILLDVLVIAGVFLFFFLRNNEFSYEQEIWEQNGLSIILLTFFWILLSGRTKLYSVARNLTYTIYLERLVTHIFIFIFGVILLAKVSNNNFLKQDRFLIAVFLFLLLFVVKSLVFFTLKYLRTLGINYRNIMFLSEDSSTELLKTILTERKDYGFRIFEYPAEQLFNTEKLIEFWKDNGIHTMYLSSHRFEKDEEQEIYRHAELNKVRISLIPSIVKNNFFKYDLGYIEMQPVLVPAKFPLDYFTNITIKRTIDLLFAILILVFICSWLFPVVAILIKLNSKGPVFFLQKRYGFHDHVFSCIKFRTMCVNDECTKQTTTENDKRITKIGRFLRKTSLDEMPQFLNVLKGEMSVVGPRPHMLLVDDFYKLKIGRYSVRSLVKPGITGLAQVNGLRGDSGNMDIKMQKRILADAFYVKNWSLSLDFIIIFKTIFLVIGGDKNAN, from the coding sequence ATGCAAAAACTTCGATATTCCAGATATTTCAAAGCGATCTTTATTTTGCTTGATGTTTTGGTAATAGCCGGAGTATTTTTGTTTTTCTTCCTCAGAAATAACGAATTCAGTTACGAACAGGAAATCTGGGAACAGAACGGTCTTTCGATCATCCTGCTGACCTTTTTTTGGATTTTGTTAAGTGGCCGCACGAAATTATATTCCGTTGCTCGAAATTTAACTTACACCATTTACCTGGAACGCCTTGTAACGCATATTTTCATCTTTATTTTTGGCGTTATTCTGCTCGCGAAGGTGAGCAATAATAATTTTCTGAAACAGGACCGGTTTCTTATCGCCGTTTTTCTTTTTCTGTTGCTTTTTGTCGTGAAATCGCTGGTGTTTTTTACCTTGAAATATTTAAGAACGCTTGGTATAAATTATAGAAACATTATGTTTTTGAGTGAAGATTCCTCAACGGAGTTGCTGAAAACAATTTTAACGGAAAGAAAAGATTACGGCTTCCGCATCTTTGAATACCCGGCAGAACAACTCTTCAATACAGAAAAACTAATCGAATTCTGGAAAGACAACGGAATTCACACCATGTACCTTTCTTCGCACCGGTTTGAAAAGGATGAAGAGCAGGAAATCTACCGCCATGCCGAGCTGAACAAAGTTCGCATCTCCCTAATTCCGAGCATCGTAAAAAATAATTTTTTCAAATATGATTTGGGATATATCGAGATGCAGCCCGTCCTGGTACCGGCCAAATTTCCTTTGGATTATTTTACCAATATTACCATTAAAAGAACGATAGATCTTTTATTTGCGATTTTGATTCTTGTGTTTATCTGTTCCTGGCTTTTCCCTGTTGTGGCCATTCTCATTAAACTTAACAGCAAAGGGCCGGTTTTCTTTTTACAGAAACGCTATGGCTTCCACGATCACGTTTTTAGCTGCATAAAATTTCGCACCATGTGTGTTAATGATGAATGTACGAAGCAGACGACAACCGAAAATGACAAAAGAATTACGAAAATCGGCAGATTTCTAAGAAAAACGAGTTTAGACGAGATGCCGCAGTTTCTGAATGTCCTCAAAGGCGAGATGTCTGTAGTTGGTCCGCGACCGCATATGCTTCTTGTGGATGATTTTTACAAACTGAAAATAGGTCGGTATTCAGTTCGAAGTCTTGTAAAACCTGGTATTACGGGGCTTGCACAGGTAAACGGCCTTCGCGGGGATTCCGGTAACATGGATATTAAAATGCAGAAAAGAATTCTGGCTGACGCCTTTTACGTTAAAAACTGGAGTTTAAGCCTGGATTTCATCATCATTTTCAAAACAATTTTTTTAGTGATTGGCGGCGATAAAAATGCCAATTAA
- a CDS encoding ABC transporter permease translates to MLKRLFSEIGAYFILLSKTMKRPQKRSVFGKLFMREIYDLGVNSFGLVLFTSTFVGAVVAIQMYNNFSASSFPIPNSFIGYATKVVLILEFAPTIISVILAGKVGSYIASSIGTMRVTEQIDALDIMGVNSPNFLILPKILASVIFNPLLIAISIVFGIWGGYLAGIATGSWSKADYITGIQMYMPQHFIWYAFFKTAAFAFLIATIPAYFGYNVKGGSLEVGRASTQAVVWTIVAIIIMNLILTQMFLS, encoded by the coding sequence ATGTTAAAAAGACTCTTTAGCGAGATAGGAGCATATTTTATCTTACTATCCAAGACGATGAAGAGACCGCAAAAGCGATCGGTCTTCGGAAAGTTATTTATGCGCGAAATTTACGATTTGGGCGTTAATTCCTTTGGACTCGTATTGTTCACCTCTACATTTGTTGGCGCTGTTGTGGCTATACAAATGTACAATAACTTCAGTGCCTCTTCATTCCCCATCCCCAACTCCTTTATCGGATATGCCACTAAAGTGGTTTTGATTTTGGAATTTGCCCCGACCATCATCTCCGTAATTTTGGCGGGAAAAGTCGGTTCGTACATTGCTTCCAGTATTGGGACCATGCGCGTGACCGAACAGATCGACGCATTGGATATTATGGGTGTAAATTCGCCCAATTTTTTAATTCTGCCGAAAATTTTGGCCAGCGTTATCTTCAATCCTCTGCTCATCGCCATCAGTATTGTTTTTGGTATTTGGGGCGGCTACCTTGCCGGAATCGCCACCGGAAGTTGGAGTAAAGCAGATTACATTACGGGAATCCAAATGTATATGCCGCAACATTTTATCTGGTACGCTTTTTTTAAAACGGCAGCTTTTGCCTTTTTAATAGCGACAATTCCGGCATATTTTGGCTACAATGTAAAAGGTGGCTCTTTGGAAGTAGGTCGCGCCAGTACGCAGGCTGTGGTTTGGACGATTGTTGCCATCATTATCATGAACTTAATATTAACGCAAATGTTCCTTAGCTAA
- the lon gene encoding endopeptidase La, whose protein sequence is MTEFEDIAFDEIMEDGFSVVTEEINISDILDDSKNSDQETYPILPVRNMVMFPKVVIPITAGREMSIQLLEEAHKNNEFIGIVSQNNSAIENPTEEDLYQIGTLAKIIKIIKLPEGNVTAITRGFQRFKIKNFTASKPYFKAEITKLREVNSKKTEEYNALLENIKALALQIIELDPNIPNAANFAIKNMNDPEDLLNFICTNANFPYSDKQKLLEEKSLMIRAQKCYELMHDDFRKLELRNQIHLKTNKELDKSQREYFLNQQMRTIQDELGGGPESDVEELLEKAKKIKWNEEVDDHFKKEINRLQRQNPNSPDYNVQRNYLDFFTDLPWEKYSKDIFDIRKAEKVLDKAHFGLEDIKKRILEHMAVLKLKNNMKSPILCLVGPPGVGKTSLGKSVADALGRKYVRLSLGGLHDESEIRGHRKTYIGAMAGRILQSIKKAGTSNPVIVLDEIDKIATGIHGDPSSALLEVLDPEQNNSFYDNFLEMGYDLSKVMFIATANSLSTVQRPLLDRMEVIEIAGYTLEEKVEIAKRHLIKKQQEENGLDAKSFKLGNPELKHIVDAHTSESGVRGLEKQIASVARWIALQTAMEKTYNPKISVEKIDEILGIPRMKNLSEITSVPGVVTGLAWTSVGGDILFIESILSEGKGTLTMTGNLGNVMKESATIALEYIKAKHTELGINSEDIQKNNIHVHVPEGATPKDGPSAGIAMLTSIVSSFKNKKVKSHLAMTGEITLRGKVLPVGGIKEKLLAAARAGIKEIILCEANRKDVEEIKKDYLKMLKVHYVSRMSEVIDLALER, encoded by the coding sequence ATGACAGAATTTGAAGATATTGCTTTCGACGAAATTATGGAAGATGGGTTTAGTGTTGTGACCGAAGAAATTAATATTTCTGATATTTTAGACGACTCGAAAAACAGCGATCAGGAAACGTATCCAATTTTGCCGGTGCGCAATATGGTCATGTTCCCAAAAGTGGTCATTCCTATTACGGCAGGCCGCGAAATGTCCATTCAACTTTTAGAGGAAGCACACAAAAACAATGAGTTTATCGGGATTGTAAGCCAAAATAATTCGGCGATCGAAAACCCGACGGAAGAAGATCTCTATCAGATCGGTACTTTGGCGAAAATCATCAAGATTATTAAACTTCCGGAAGGAAATGTGACGGCAATCACCAGAGGATTTCAAAGGTTTAAAATAAAAAACTTCACCGCTTCCAAACCTTATTTTAAAGCCGAAATTACGAAACTTAGAGAGGTGAACTCGAAAAAAACCGAGGAATACAACGCTCTTTTAGAAAACATTAAAGCTTTGGCTTTGCAAATTATCGAACTGGATCCGAATATTCCGAACGCAGCCAACTTTGCAATAAAGAATATGAACGATCCGGAAGATTTGCTCAATTTTATCTGTACGAATGCGAATTTCCCCTACTCCGACAAACAAAAACTTTTGGAGGAAAAAAGCCTGATGATCCGGGCGCAAAAGTGTTACGAACTGATGCACGACGATTTTCGCAAACTTGAATTGCGCAATCAAATTCATCTGAAAACCAATAAGGAATTAGATAAAAGCCAGCGCGAATACTTCCTGAATCAGCAGATGCGCACCATTCAGGATGAATTGGGCGGCGGTCCCGAATCTGATGTGGAGGAACTTTTAGAAAAAGCAAAAAAAATAAAGTGGAACGAAGAAGTTGACGACCATTTTAAAAAAGAAATTAACCGTCTTCAGCGCCAAAACCCGAATTCTCCGGATTATAACGTGCAGCGAAATTATCTCGATTTCTTCACCGATTTGCCGTGGGAGAAATATTCGAAAGATATTTTCGACATCCGCAAAGCCGAAAAAGTTTTGGACAAAGCACATTTTGGGTTAGAAGATATCAAGAAAAGAATTTTGGAGCACATGGCGGTTCTGAAACTGAAAAACAACATGAAATCCCCAATTCTGTGTTTGGTAGGCCCGCCGGGAGTCGGTAAAACGTCGCTCGGAAAATCGGTTGCGGATGCGTTGGGAAGAAAATATGTGCGACTTTCTTTGGGTGGTCTGCATGACGAATCCGAAATCCGCGGCCACCGGAAAACCTATATCGGTGCGATGGCGGGCCGAATTCTGCAGTCCATCAAAAAAGCCGGAACCTCCAATCCTGTGATCGTTTTAGACGAGATCGACAAGATCGCCACCGGAATTCACGGCGATCCAAGTTCCGCCTTACTGGAAGTTTTGGATCCGGAACAGAACAATTCTTTCTACGACAACTTCCTCGAAATGGGCTACGATCTGTCGAAAGTGATGTTCATCGCGACGGCAAACTCGCTTTCAACCGTGCAGAGACCGCTTCTAGACCGCATGGAAGTCATCGAAATCGCGGGCTATACGCTGGAAGAAAAGGTAGAGATCGCAAAAAGACATTTAATTAAAAAACAGCAGGAGGAAAATGGTTTGGACGCAAAATCTTTCAAACTTGGAAATCCGGAGCTTAAACATATCGTCGATGCACATACGTCGGAAAGTGGCGTTCGTGGATTAGAAAAGCAGATCGCTTCCGTTGCGAGATGGATTGCTTTGCAAACTGCCATGGAGAAAACTTACAACCCGAAAATTTCCGTCGAAAAGATAGACGAAATTTTAGGCATTCCACGCATGAAAAACTTATCCGAAATCACGAGCGTTCCCGGCGTTGTTACCGGTTTGGCGTGGACGTCTGTGGGTGGCGACATCCTGTTCATCGAAAGTATTTTGAGCGAAGGAAAAGGAACGCTTACGATGACGGGAAACCTCGGAAATGTAATGAAAGAATCCGCGACCATCGCGCTGGAATACATCAAAGCAAAACATACGGAACTCGGGATTAATTCGGAAGATATTCAGAAAAACAACATCCACGTCCACGTTCCGGAAGGCGCTACGCCTAAAGACGGCCCGTCTGCCGGAATCGCCATGCTGACCTCCATCGTTTCCAGTTTCAAAAACAAAAAAGTAAAATCGCACCTCGCCATGACGGGTGAAATTACATTGCGCGGAAAAGTGCTCCCTGTGGGTGGCATCAAAGAAAAATTACTCGCCGCCGCCCGCGCCGGAATAAAAGAAATTATTTTGTGCGAAGCCAACCGAAAAGATGTGGAAGAAATTAAAAAAGATTATCTGAAAATGCTGAAGGTCCACTATGTGAGCCGCATGAGCGAAGTCATCGATCTGGCGCTCGAAAGATAA
- a CDS encoding DUF4349 domain-containing protein — translation MKTTFSHTAIVLIMFTCFAACEKSGTAETANSVSIADENSPAATNDSISSVATMAVKDKQFIKSAEVSMEVKDVYDATVYIEKSLKDLGGFVTSSDLNSQILSEETLAISDENAIIVRKFQTENTMQVRVPTEKLGDLLLLINNKKVFLTLRSILAEDVTSNIKLAELEAKRNSKSAGNIEKLHLDKGKVKMSDDNEQEGNYQKISAFDMQDQLKYSNIDIYLKEPQLRLAEIPVSNTKNRDDQYQNNFNYEAKNAVSEGFYLIQSIILGMLKIWPLIIIGGFIFYILRKRKTLGKFENPTSPQ, via the coding sequence ATGAAAACAACATTTTCCCACACCGCGATTGTTTTGATCATGTTTACCTGCTTCGCCGCCTGTGAAAAATCCGGCACCGCAGAAACCGCGAACAGTGTAAGTATTGCTGATGAAAATTCTCCCGCCGCAACCAACGACAGCATTTCATCGGTGGCAACGATGGCTGTGAAAGACAAACAGTTCATAAAATCCGCCGAAGTTAGCATGGAAGTCAAAGATGTGTACGACGCTACGGTTTACATTGAAAAATCTTTAAAAGATTTGGGCGGGTTTGTTACGTCGAGCGACCTGAATTCACAGATTTTGTCGGAAGAAACGCTTGCAATCTCTGATGAAAATGCCATAATAGTTCGGAAATTTCAAACCGAAAACACAATGCAGGTCCGCGTTCCTACGGAAAAATTAGGCGACCTCCTGCTTTTGATCAACAATAAAAAAGTGTTTCTCACTTTGCGGTCGATTCTGGCGGAAGATGTTACTTCAAACATCAAACTGGCGGAACTCGAAGCGAAACGAAATTCAAAAAGTGCTGGGAATATTGAGAAGTTACACCTCGATAAAGGAAAGGTAAAGATGTCGGATGATAACGAGCAGGAAGGCAACTATCAAAAAATAAGCGCTTTCGACATGCAAGATCAACTTAAATACAGCAACATCGACATTTACCTGAAAGAACCGCAACTTCGCCTCGCAGAAATTCCGGTTTCGAATACGAAAAACAGGGACGATCAGTATCAAAACAATTTCAATTACGAGGCAAAAAATGCCGTGTCGGAAGGATTTTATTTGATTCAAAGTATCATTTTAGGCATGCTGAAAATCTGGCCGCTCATCATCATCGGTGGATTCATTTTTTATATTCTCCGAAAACGAAAAACCCTGGGCAAGTTCGAGAACCCAACTTCACCCCAGTAA
- a CDS encoding AI-2E family transporter: MKLPFVLRLALILVSILALGYLAKVGKGVLAPLFFAFLMALLFLPFANYLERKFKFSRTISTFSSLLVMMVFLSALIYFFTTQLSDFASDFPVLKTQVSKSFNDLQIWVSKTFHVNFEKQMSYIDQGLENLLSSTGIILGFTVAMFSSTMAFFIFSALFFIFLLNYRRILYTFITSVFHQKHFSKVNEAILEIQKIIKEYISGLLIQILIVSVLTTILLSVLGVKYAILLGILTGLLNVIPYIGILFSAAIACLISFATGGNHTLFVLFGFIAIHAVDANITLPLVVGSKVKINALFTFIGLLIGEELWGISGMFLSIPFLAILKIIFERIEGLEPWGKLLGEESRLNRTRRKYKITKKIILEEKE, translated from the coding sequence ATGAAGCTTCCGTTTGTGCTGCGTCTCGCGCTGATTCTTGTGAGCATTTTGGCTTTAGGCTATTTGGCAAAAGTGGGCAAAGGCGTACTGGCGCCCCTTTTTTTTGCTTTTCTGATGGCGCTTTTATTTCTTCCGTTCGCTAATTATTTGGAACGGAAATTTAAGTTTTCCCGCACCATTTCTACCTTTTCTTCACTACTGGTGATGATGGTTTTCCTGTCTGCACTTATCTATTTTTTCACCACGCAACTCAGTGATTTTGCGAGCGATTTTCCCGTGCTGAAAACACAGGTTTCAAAATCATTTAACGACCTGCAGATTTGGGTTTCGAAAACTTTTCACGTAAACTTCGAGAAGCAGATGAGTTATATCGATCAGGGATTGGAAAACCTGCTCTCCTCGACGGGAATTATTTTAGGTTTCACCGTAGCAATGTTTTCGTCGACGATGGCATTTTTTATTTTCAGTGCTTTGTTTTTTATTTTTCTTTTAAATTACCGCCGAATATTATATACTTTCATTACTTCCGTCTTTCATCAAAAACATTTTTCGAAAGTAAACGAGGCCATATTAGAAATTCAAAAAATTATAAAGGAATATATTTCCGGACTACTCATTCAAATTTTAATCGTGAGTGTCCTCACAACCATTTTGCTCTCGGTTTTGGGCGTAAAATATGCCATTTTGTTGGGTATTTTAACCGGTTTGCTCAACGTTATTCCTTACATTGGAATTTTGTTTTCCGCTGCAATTGCTTGTCTTATTTCCTTCGCAACCGGCGGAAATCACACGCTTTTCGTTCTTTTCGGCTTTATCGCCATTCATGCGGTAGATGCCAATATTACGCTCCCTTTGGTCGTGGGTTCGAAGGTTAAAATTAATGCCCTTTTCACGTTTATCGGTCTTTTGATCGGCGAAGAATTGTGGGGAATTTCGGGGATGTTTCTGAGTATTCCTTTCCTCGCCATTTTAAAAATTATTTTCGAGAGAATTGAAGGGTTGGAGCCTTGGGGAAAACTGCTTGGCGAAGAAAGCAGGCTGAACCGAACGCGCAGAAAATATAAAATCACGAAAAAAATTATTTTAGAGGAAAAAGAATAA